The window GTCGTTCACCGTGCGCAAGATCTCCAACGGTGTCGGCGTGGAAAGGGTGTTCCCGCTCCATTCGCCGTCACTGGAAACCATCGAGGTGGTTACCAGGGGTCAGGTACGGCGCGCCAAGCTCTACTACCTGCGCAAGCTGCGCGGCAAGGCTGCCCGCATCAAGGAAAAGAAATACGTGGCAGGGCAGTAGACAGGGTTCT of the Geobacter sp. genome contains:
- the rplS gene encoding 50S ribosomal protein L19; amino-acid sequence: MNKIDYLEMEQMKKNVVPFKPGDTVKVHVKIVEGDKSRIQAFQGVVISRQNGGLRESFTVRKISNGVGVERVFPLHSPSLETIEVVTRGQVRRAKLYYLRKLRGKAARIKEKKYVAGQ